The following are from one region of the Synechococcus sp. CBW1108 genome:
- a CDS encoding glutathione peroxidase produces the protein MAISVSKVTVRDAKGGERSLGDWAGKVLLIVNVASRCGFTRQYAGLQKLEDSYGPQGFAVLGFPCNDFGAQEPGSLTEIEQFCSTTYGANFTLFDKVTMAEEPYTSLSQAEPAGAVAWNFEKFLIGKDGAVLARFKSNVEPDSAELKAAIEAALAAA, from the coding sequence ATGGCGATCTCAGTGAGCAAGGTGACCGTGCGCGACGCCAAGGGCGGCGAGCGCAGCCTGGGGGACTGGGCCGGGAAGGTGCTGCTGATCGTGAATGTGGCCAGCCGCTGCGGCTTCACCCGCCAATACGCCGGCCTGCAGAAGCTGGAGGACAGTTATGGACCCCAGGGTTTTGCCGTGCTCGGTTTCCCCTGCAACGACTTCGGCGCCCAGGAGCCGGGCAGCCTCACCGAGATCGAACAGTTCTGCTCCACCACCTATGGCGCCAATTTCACCCTGTTTGACAAGGTGACCATGGCCGAAGAGCCCTACACCAGCCTCAGCCAGGCCGAACCTGCCGGGGCGGTGGCCTGGAACTTCGAGAAGTTTCTGATCGGCAAGGACGGCGCCGTGCTGGCTCGCTTCAAGAGCAACGTGGAGCCCGATTCGGCTGAACTGAAGGCCGCCATCGA